The Halanaerobiales bacterium genome includes a window with the following:
- a CDS encoding helix-turn-helix transcriptional regulator — MSIGKIIKELRKENNMTQEDLAEKLGITRGAIGLYERGERKVNYETVNKLADIFGVSSDYLLGRIDKKNPVRTISEAISDNPELYNFWKELSKREDLQLLFKQTRDLEPKEIKRIIRVIKAIEDEEIDDL, encoded by the coding sequence ATGTCGATAGGAAAAATAATTAAAGAATTGAGAAAAGAAAATAATATGACCCAGGAAGATCTGGCAGAAAAACTGGGAATAACCCGAGGAGCTATAGGCTTATATGAAAGAGGAGAAAGAAAAGTTAATTATGAGACAGTAAATAAATTGGCTGATATTTTTGGTGTGTCTTCTGATTATCTTTTAGGAAGAATTGATAAAAAAAATCCAGTTAGAACTATTTCTGAAGCTATATCTGATAATCCTGAACTCTATAATTTTTGGAAGGAATTATCTAAAAGAGAGGACTTACAATTATTATTTAAACAAACCAGAGACCTTGAACCTAAAGAAATAAAAAGAATCATTAGAGTAATAAAAGCTATCGAGGATGAAGAAATTGATGATCTGTAA
- a CDS encoding helix-turn-helix domain-containing protein has protein sequence MPLISGDYQSENKLNEKSLDINNIILQLIYKSQKNLPFSLNVKDLAKILPHSNTKIYLMLESGELPARKIGGKWVISRDYFLAWYYGVDLNETQLSKIM, from the coding sequence TTGCCTTTAATTAGTGGAGACTATCAATCAGAAAATAAATTAAATGAAAAAAGTTTAGATATTAATAACATAATTTTGCAATTAATTTATAAAAGTCAAAAGAATTTACCATTTTCCCTTAATGTCAAAGATCTAGCTAAAATTTTACCTCATAGTAATACTAAAATATATTTAATGCTTGAAAGTGGAGAATTACCTGCCAGAAAAATTGGTGGTAAATGGGTAATATCCAGAGATTATTTTTTGGCCTGGTATTATGGAGTGGATCTAAATGAAACGCAATTATCTAAAATTATGTGA
- a CDS encoding helix-turn-helix transcriptional regulator, with protein sequence MRKVLKEKRKERGMTQAEIAKEFGITRAFYGHIERETRNPTLNLAAEMADFFNDNIENLFIN encoded by the coding sequence ATGAGAAAGGTACTTAAAGAAAAAAGAAAAGAAAGGGGGATGACCCAGGCAGAAATAGCTAAAGAATTTGGTATTACGAGGGCTTTTTACGGTCATATTGAAAGAGAAACTCGTAATCCAACTCTGAATTTAGCTGCAGAGATGGCAGATTTTTTTAATGACAATATTGAAAATTTATTTATTAACTAA